One part of the Arabidopsis thaliana chromosome 1 sequence genome encodes these proteins:
- the GLP7 gene encoding germin-like protein 7 (germin-like protein 7 (GLP7); FUNCTIONS IN: manganese ion binding, nutrient reservoir activity; INVOLVED IN: biological_process unknown; LOCATED IN: apoplast; EXPRESSED IN: inflorescence meristem, hypocotyl, root, flower; EXPRESSED DURING: petal differentiation and expansion stage; CONTAINS InterPro DOMAIN/s: Cupin, RmlC-type (InterPro:IPR011051), Cupin 1 (InterPro:IPR006045), Germin (InterPro:IPR001929), RmlC-like jelly roll fold (InterPro:IPR014710), Germin, manganese binding site (InterPro:IPR019780); BEST Arabidopsis thaliana protein match is: RmlC-like cupins superfamily protein (TAIR:AT3G05950.1); Has 1505 Blast hits to 1501 proteins in 101 species: Archae - 0; Bacteria - 26; Metazoa - 0; Fungi - 42; Plants - 1425; Viruses - 0; Other Eukaryotes - 12 (source: NCBI BLink).), with the protein MILNILLTLTLLMGRVKSDPDPLQDYCVSPPPSSHQQIFLNGKLCKDPTQASVSDFSTSALSRPGNTKTKPFMINVTVTTTANLPGLNTVGLTMARLDFGGSGVVPPHVHPRASEVTVCLDGVLLVGFVDTSGRVFTQELHPGETFVFPKGLIHFLYNIDTVSSALAVSGLSSQNPGTQIVSLSSFISKPPFLVEVLKSAYDINGQDVARIRKSLEG; encoded by the coding sequence ACTTCTTATGGGTCGGGTTAAATCCGACCCGGACCCGCTCCAAGACTACTGcgtttctcctcctccttcatcTCACCAACAAATCTTCCTCAACGGCAAACTTTGCAAAGATCCGACACAAGCCAGCGTCTCTGACTTTTCAACATCCGCATTATCCAGACCCGGAAACACTAAGACCAAACCGTTTATGATCAACGTCACTGTGACCACAACCGCCAACCTCCCAGGTCTAAACACAGTGGGCCTTACAATGGCCAGGCTAGACTTCGGAGGCTCTGGTGTTGTCCCACCGCACGTGCACCCACGCGCCTCCGAAGTGACAGTCTGCCTCGACGGTGTCCTTCTCGTCGGGTTCGTGGATACGTCGGGTCGGGTCTTTACGCAGGAGCTTCATCCGGGTGAGACATTCGTGTTTCCCAAAGGTTTGATCCATTTTCTATATAACATTGATACGGTGAGCTCAGCTTTGGCAGTCTCTGGGCTGAGTAGTCAGAATCCTGGGACTCAGATTGTATCTTTGTCGTCTTTCATTTCAAAGCCTCCGTTTCTGGTAGAGGTTTTGAAGAGTGCTTATGATATCAACGGCCAGGATGTTGCTAGGATCCGCAAAAGTCTTGAAGGCTAA